In Nocardia sp. NBC_00403, the DNA window GTCGCGAACACCACAGAAAAGGGAAGCGCACCAGCAGCATACGGGAGGATGAGTCCCCAATAAGTGTTGATGATGCCGAGATTCGCTTCGAGCTCGTACATGGGGATGATGAGCAGTTGCAGTGGCATGAACAGGGTGATGATGAACAACCCGAAGATCACTTTGCCCCCGATGAACCGGGTCCTCGCCAAGGCGAAGGAAAGAGGAAGCGAGAGAACGAGGACCAGGAGCACGCTGAACCCGGTCACGATCACGCTGTTCAGCAGATAGCGGCCGATGTTGCCGACCGACCATGCATCGAAGAAGTTCTGGAAGTCCCAGTTGGAGGGCAGGCCCCAAAGGTTCGCGAAGAAGGTGCTCTGCGTTTTGAACGCGCCGAGTACCATCCAGACCAGCGGATAGACGAATAGGGCGCACAACAGGATCAGCGCGACTGCCCTGGGCATTCCGAATATAAATCTGCGCTTACGACGGGTTTTCCGCGCCGGTTCATTCGCAGCGGTCGCCAGGCCCGCGGCGGGAACGGCGACACCGGTGTCGACCATCAATTCGTCCCCTTTCATGCGTTGTAATCCGAACGAAGCAGCCGGATCTGGATGAGGGTGACGACGGCCACGACTACGAACAAGACTGAAGCAAGGGCGGAGGCGAACCCGTACTGCTGCACGTCGAATGCCTGTCGATACATGAATGTCATGACGGTGTCGGTGGATCCGTCTGGACCGCCTTTCGTCATGACGTAAACGAGATCAAAGACATTGAAGCCGCCCGCGATTGCGATGATGAGGTTCAAACCGATCATCGTGCGCATGGACGGCACCGTCACGTGGAAGAACAAGGCGATTCGCCCCGCACCATCGACCTTGGCTGCTTCGTAGAGTTCGGGTCGCACGGCCTGAAGGCCGGCGACGAATAGGATGACGTGATAGCCCAGCCACTTCCACACGTCGACGGCCATCACCGAGCACAGAGCCAAGCCGGGCTGTCCGAGCCACGGCGTGGTGTGCGGCAAGCCGAGCGCGCCGAGCGTTCCGTTGAGAAGGCCCTGGTTTGGGTCGAGAATGAAGGTCCACAGTACACCGACGGCCACGAACGACATCAGTACCGGTATGAAGATGACGGAGCGGAATAGGGCCACACCACGAGTACGTCGTGCAACGAGCAGCGCGATGAGGAGCGCGAGCACGACCTTGGCGACGCCCGTTCCGATCGCATAGATCGCCGTGTGCTCGAGCGTCTGGTATGTCTGCGATGATGTGAAGACTTGTTTGTAGTTCTGTACGCCAGCGAATACCTTGGGGCCGAGGCCATCCCAGGAGAACAGGCTGTTCGCGAAGGCGTTGACCAATGGCCACAGCATGAAGATCGCGAAGAGCGTGAGCCCGGGCAGCGCCATGATCAGCGCCCAGGGGTCGAAGTGGAACCGGCGGGACCGCCGCCGTGGTACGTGCACAGCTTGCGTCTGCGCTGCCATCGGTTCTTCCTGAGGTTGTCGGTGTCTGGGGTTGGTGCCGACCAGTGAGGGTCGGAGCGGTATCGACCTCGGCAAGGCGTCGCATCACGTGTGTACGGTCGACGAGAACGGCAAAAGGTGTGCCCGGCGCAGAAGGTCGGCAACCATCAGCGGTCGATCGAGGCGGTCGTGGAGCGGGCACGCGGCGACGGTGCGGAGGCCGTACAGACCGTTTTGAGACGACTGTGCGGACTCGCGCAGCAGTGCATCAATTGAATTTCCATCCGCCTGACTTGGCTTGGGTGAATGCGTTCTGCACGTCTTGCGACGCCTGCTGCGGTGTTCTCGATCCGGAGACCACACCGACCATGTTGTTCTGGTAGGCGGCGGTCACCTGCTTGGGCCAGTACCAGTCGAGGTAGGTGCTCGCGGTCGGGACAACGTCGTTCATGAGCTGGGTCTGCAACGTCGTGGATGCCGGCGGCTTGACGGATTTCACTGTCGGCAGGCAGATGGCCTCGCCTCCGGACAGGAGCTGCCTGTCGACAGCGGCCGAAGCCATGTACGTCACCAACTTGTCGGCGAGAGTCTTACGGATCGGGTTGATCTTCCCGTATCTGGCGGCGACGACACCGGCTCCGCCGAATCCTGTCGACGTTACGCCGGGCACGAAATTCGGGAACGGGAACGCCTTGACATCCATCGACGGCGCCTGCTGCACGATGGTCGATATGTCCCAGGAACCGCCGAAGAACATCGCCGCCTTGCCCTGAGTGAACAGTGAGACCGCAGCTGGCTCCTGCAGACCCTGCCACCCGTTGGCGAAGACATCACCGGCACCGAGCCTGGCCATCTGGGCCAGGGCCTGGGTGTACTCCGTCGAATCAAACGCGGGACTGCCGGTTTGCAACGTGTTGAACGTCGTCTCCGTCGAGGTGTTCTTCGTGGTCTGCTGAAGCATCTGCATCATCCACATCGGCCAAAGGTATGTCTGGCCGCCCGGCACGCTGACCGGTGCCACCCCAGTGCCCTGCAGTTTT includes these proteins:
- a CDS encoding ABC transporter substrate-binding protein, whose product is MLELEVAISRFRAVVALVASVAALIGVTACSSSDGDAKHLVVYSTDPGNPNYQKVLDEFGKENGVSISVVSYPSSSFIQQFTPAVNSRSQIDVLLANGQDIRYLQSRGLVGSLGGDVDTSDLIPAAYAPFTINENLYAVGVGGVNVTAFVYNQAIFDRYGLTVPKTIDDLIADAKKLQGTGVAPVSVPGGQTYLWPMWMMQMLQQTTKNTSTETTFNTLQTGSPAFDSTEYTQALAQMARLGAGDVFANGWQGLQEPAAVSLFTQGKAAMFFGGSWDISTIVQQAPSMDVKAFPFPNFVPGVTSTGFGGAGVVAARYGKINPIRKTLADKLVTYMASAAVDRQLLSGGEAICLPTVKSVKPPASTTLQTQLMNDVVPTASTYLDWYWPKQVTAAYQNNMVGVVSGSRTPQQASQDVQNAFTQAKSGGWKFN
- a CDS encoding carbohydrate ABC transporter permease, whose product is MKGDELMVDTGVAVPAAGLATAANEPARKTRRKRRFIFGMPRAVALILLCALFVYPLVWMVLGAFKTQSTFFANLWGLPSNWDFQNFFDAWSVGNIGRYLLNSVIVTGFSVLLVLVLSLPLSFALARTRFIGGKVIFGLFIITLFMPLQLLIIPMYELEANLGIINTYWGLILPYAAGALPFSVVFATSFFQGLPAELDEAARLDGCNLGQIFVWICLPLSRPAIATIVILTFLNTWNEFILALTLTQSDSVRTIPVGLLNFSQQMGQTNYPQLFAALTMATTPIFVVFLLTQKQFISGLVEGAVK
- a CDS encoding carbohydrate ABC transporter permease; the protein is MAAQTQAVHVPRRRSRRFHFDPWALIMALPGLTLFAIFMLWPLVNAFANSLFSWDGLGPKVFAGVQNYKQVFTSSQTYQTLEHTAIYAIGTGVAKVVLALLIALLVARRTRGVALFRSVIFIPVLMSFVAVGVLWTFILDPNQGLLNGTLGALGLPHTTPWLGQPGLALCSVMAVDVWKWLGYHVILFVAGLQAVRPELYEAAKVDGAGRIALFFHVTVPSMRTMIGLNLIIAIAGGFNVFDLVYVMTKGGPDGSTDTVMTFMYRQAFDVQQYGFASALASVLFVVVAVVTLIQIRLLRSDYNA